The sequence GGTGATGAAAGGCACCCGAGTGCAGCACCACAGCGCCGTGGAGCGTTGGAAGGGCGTCCACCTTTACAAGCGTTTCGTTTATCTGTGTGAGCAGGAGATGGCTGCGTCTGTGAAGTGCACCGAAGCTGGAGTTACCGTTAAACACGGAGTATACGGAAACATGCAGACTATGTACCTTAACAGCAACGGTCCTCTCACTCATGTGATTGAATTTTAAAACCTGAATTCTCAGAAATGTGTTTATGATTATCTTTGTGCAAGCTTCAGATATTCCGCTTCAGTGTTTTGAGTTCATGTTCTATTAAGTGAGCTAAGGTATGTAGTTATGGGCCATGCGAAtgtacataaataaaatacattcattcttTTCCTCTTGTGAGTTTTATTGGACCAAAGTGTATGAAGAGGATTTAGCCTCCAAGATAGCTCTGGATACTATTTAATTTCCATATCTTGTTGGCTCTATTAGACGTGTTGCTATAttgcaactaaaaaaaaaacagcataaccctcctgttaccttcAAATTCATGAACACTTTTATCCTTGGTGTTAATTTGACCCCAGCTATTTTAAACtccagaaaattattatataatatttaaaattgttaCCCAactatgtcacatgctatatttgtttgttgactacgTACAGTGTCCTCCAATAACACTATTTctgctgtaaactgaaaacaCTTGGCTTTggcattaaaaaatgaaaatgagaccaaatcaaaatcaatatttcagtttttgtttCCAGATATTTTACGTCTGTATCGgatacacagtttagaagattCAACagcttctgtctgaacccaccacTTTTTCTTGTGAGTAAAAGTATTGGATCATGTGACTCTCAGTTGTGTTGTGTCCTCatacattaattatttaagtaataaacAGCACTGAATGTCTGAATGCTCAATTTCATATTTGGGTTTTATCtatgcagactgtgcatttatagttagaggagctATGAGTGTCTATAggtgaaaaacaagcagctgTGAATCTGAGAGAagaaatgtcctgaagaagaaagtcgtcactggtgtactaagccaCTCACTACTTACTCTAGGCActctctcgcttgctctttctctcgctttcgcTTGTGccgtctctgtctctttcctctgtgtgtttatatttatgtacatataaatattaaattaattcatGGTTACACTTATtcatatgccataccatatgtctgtctttattaaagagcataatacaaaatatttcagcatgaaagcacatatttataatgtgtgacagcgtcctgaatcGTTAATACATCTCTGCTCTTTTCTAACAatccaaaccgtgtgtaaatcaaGTATAAATTGTTGTGCTTTTTATagttgtattaaacaccttccttaGTGTAAATAAACGCACTGGGGGCGCGCGGCGTGGgagacccatccaatatggcggccgTCGGTATCATGGAGCTGTTTTCCGGGTAGGTGGCAGTGAAGAGCCAGCAGGTCCAGAACTCAGAACTCCAGCACACGAAGAGCAACTGAGAGAAACACGGGTCTGCGGAGTAAACACTGCCAGCTGCACAGTTAGAAATCTaatctacctacttacctatctatttatttaactaGCATAGCTTTATAGTAaccatttatttagttttttttttaaatcgaattCTCTAAACGACATGAGAGTAAAGCGCTTAGCTTAGTCAGACTGTAACTTAACGGTTAGCTGATTTAACTAGTTAGTAAGCTAAAAGCCCCACTGATTGTAAATTAGGTTATAATATAACCCTTTCCTTAACGAGACTCCGTGTAACTTAACTATGTTAATTAAGAAAGCTAATTAACTATTTAGCTAAGCTACATAAAATTTCCACAGCTGTGTGAACCTCTCTTCAATGAGACTACTGTTTACCTAAGATTAGCTAGTTAACATAGGAAGCTTACTAGCTGGGGACTCCACAGATATAACCTAAATTAACATTTTGTGTGAGCCTTATTCTTTAGTTAGACTGTATAACTTGGGTTAACTAGAAGCTCCACAGATATTATATACTCCatagtttatatagtttataaattACCCCctgtgtgaatctctctcttcaAAGGGACTGTTTAACTAAGTTTAGCTAACAAAGCTAGCTTACTAGCTGGAAGCTTCACAGATATAACCTAGCtatttagctaggctaactacAATTTTTGCAACCCTGTGAACCTCTTTTCAGTGAGACACTATTTATCTTAGCTAAACTTGTTAACTAACTTGCTGGAAGTTACACAACTATAATATAATCTAAGATACAAGTTAACCCTATGTCTGAAATGATCTTCTAAGTGCGACTCTGTAtaacttaactagctaactagctggaAGCTCCACTGATATAATCTAAATTAACCCTCCCTGTGAACCTTTCTCAGTGAGATTCTGTGTAAGCTAGTTAACTGGAAGCTCCACATAAATAAGTTAACCTGCTGTGTAAAGCTCTCTCCTTAATGAGACTGCAGATATAACCATAGTTATGACCTAAATTATCTTTCTATGTGAGCCTTTTTCTTCTGTTAGTTTGCATAACTTAGGTTAACTAGAAGCTCCACAGTTTTTGTAAGTTATAAGTTAACCCCATGTGTGAGCTTCTCTGTCCTCAATAAGACACTGTTTATTTTTGCTGACCTAGTGAACTAGCTGGAAGCTCCAGAGATAGCTAACTTAACTGTCTGTGTTAGTTTTTATCCTCAGTGAGACTCTCTGTGACTttggttagctaggttaggtagAAGCTCCACAGATACAAGTTAATCCTATGTGTGAACCTTTCTCCTCAGTGAATCTCTGTGTAATTTAGGAAGCTCCAAAGATTAGAAGCTAACCCTCTGTGGGCGAATTGGTCAATGGTTTTACCCTTTTAgctagtttttaattttttttgttacctGCTGAGTGAACACTGGGGAGAAACACCATTCTAGTTTAATATCTGTCTAATGGAAGACAGAGACAGATTTTCTGAGGACACACGGAGACGAAGCTGCTCTAACCCACCTGTACGGAACCGGAGAGCATGTAGGGAAACGGAGAAGGACAGAGGGAAGACAAAACCTGGGTTACCTGAAACCAGAAAAACAGGACTGTCACACACTCATGGCTTTAATGGGATGTGTGTTAAACAGCCCTGTAAAACCTCTGAGACCCCCAGTCAGTGCTCTGACCATATGAATCAACCCTTACCTTTCTGGCTTCTGCTGTGTGTGGCTGTCTTCTCCCTCTCCACCCGCTTTTACAACATCACAGAGCCTCCACACGTATGGTGAGACCTTTTTATTTACACATGTGCATATACAGTACATCTATACACCTGCATGTTGGTGCAACATACAGTGGAATGAAAAAACTTGGGCActcctgatcattttcataatttttctttataaatcattggttgttggggtcagcaatttcagtttaatatatcatgtatcagaagaacacagtgatatttgagaagttaaaAGATgttcctccttttgcagaaataacagcctctaaacacttcccatagcttccaatgagagtctggcatcatctccagttcagtcaggtttaatggtATCTGATCATGatcagcccactttaaatcacatcacagattaataatattcaggtctagggactgagatgatcattccagaacgttgtacttgttcctctgcataaatatcttagtgctttagtagattgtgagcagtgtttagtgttataTCCAGCCCCAgcgctttaactttaactttaactttctcactgattcttcagcattgttctgaagaatctgctgacaTTGACTGAAATCCCTGtgatcctcaactttaacaagattcccagtacctgcactggtcccacagccccacagcatgatgaaccaccaccataTTTTAGTGGGTGCCcacactttttcataccactgtatggaTTCTTATCAGATTCAGTGATTGGACCACCTGAAACCCACCAGGCCGACTAGGTGCACTAAgtgtataaaattatatatatattttgcagttGGGATGAGACCCACTTTGGGAAAATGGGGAGCTATTATATCAACCGCACCTTCTTCTTTGACGTCCATCCACCTCTTGGAAAGGTGAGGAGTTCATCAGTCAGTCTAAAACATTTTCTGTAGTTTCAACACCAAAATTTGAATTTCGCATGTAACATAGTTTCATCATTATACAATGCAGTTCATTTCACATATAATTTGTGTAATGTTTATAGGGGTTGTGatactgttttaaaataataatataataaatcggAGGACTTTTGTGATAAGAATATTGTTAGCGATAGGATGaaacacttataataataataatattaataaacatctacACAGATCTTCACCACATCCACTGATATccttatagtttttgttttttgttttttggctcAGATGCTCATTGGCCTTGCTGGATATCTGACGGGCTACGATGGGACCTTTCCTTTTGTCAAACCTGGAGATAAATATGAGGATCATAACTACTGGGGGATGAGAGGGGTAAACAACAATATTTCTTATACTTTACAGTAGGGTTGctcgatatggctctaaaataatatcacgttTTTTCATGgtgtttttgcgataacaatactcttggcaatatgacaaatcacggaattaaaaaataaataaaaaactttatgcttccctttgctgacaactttttatggagatgcagatttcattttccagcaggacttggcacactgcccacactgccaaaagtaccaattggtcttatataatattacaattttctgaaAGACAGAtatttggattttcattggctgtaagccataatcataatcaacaatatataaacacttaaaatagatcactctgtgtgtaatacatctataaaatatatgagaatgactaaattaaagtaacttttcaatgatattcttattttttaagatgcactagtatatgtacATCATATTGCCACAAAGTGAGAAATTAATTGGTTATAAATGAACATAGAATATTAGAAGAAAACTCCCATATATACTGTattgtttctgctgctgctgttacagtaTTGCTGACgctgtaaataaatgtacagtTCTGTGCAGCCCTCGGCTCCTGTTTGCCTCCCTTTGCTTTCTTGGTGGTCTTGGAGCTCTCCCGATCTACTGCGGCTGCTCTTATCGCAGCTTCCCTGCTCATTTTTGGTCAGTGTAATGAGTCAAattattcttatttaattttgattaaatatattgtatttaaaccCTCATTTGTAAAACCAGAAAACCTTTATATTAGACAATATACTGTTAAAACTGTCTTATGTAAAGAGATTTCTCTTTCGTTCTTGTCAGACACTGGGTGCATCACCCTCTCGCAGTATATCTTACTGGATCCCATCCTCATGTTTTTCATTATGGGAGCCGTGCTGAGCATGGTCAAATTCAACCAACAGAGACTCAGGTAGGACAGTGAACCACATCAACGTCTGTTGTAAACTAGGCTTGTCTGTATGTGTATATGGTTGCATTTTAACCTGAAATTAAAGACTACTTATACCGTACTTTTTGCACTATATGgtgcactggattgtaaggcacattatgcaacactagtaagaaacaggggtctCACCGTGTTTTCCTTCTACTTTAGCAGGTTGCTGGGTGGTGGGTTAACTAAGTTCAATAAggctaaactaaataaacaaaactgtgattcttttaAAAAGAAATTTCTCAGATTCCCAGATTATTCTTTCTTAgctttccactaaggctgggtgcagcagcattagcattagtggctaactgctagagCTAGCTGcgtttagcactagtaaatgccgcccaacagtgctacactgaagaaccctgagtgttccagtgttcgcctctgaatggcgaaagagctagcacttagcacggttagcggctaataatGCTTCAGTagggtggctttactgctccttaatacctgactggtagaatttatacataaggagcaccggattataagacttGCGAGCGATATTTTTGGAAAAtttaggattttaagtgcgtcttaatatggtatatatatgctaaaaatatggtatatatattaTGTCTTctttttgtaattgtaataatcGTTTACTAGGCCTTTCAGCTTGTCCTGGTGGCTGTGGTTGATCCTGACCGGGGTGAATCTCTCTGGTTCGCTGGGAGTGAAGTTCGTGGGGCTGTTTGTCATCATTTTAGTTGGTATCAGTACAGCATGGGACCTCTGGAAACTACTCGGGGATTTAAACCTGTCTCTGGTATGGAAATGagcaaaataaaaatgatttgtgTGGTAAAATAAGCATTGTGGTGCATGAAGATGTTAACAATACCTGATTTATGATGCaatgtaatgtgttttttaagggtTTTATAATGAGCACCACCAAAACAGTAGtgctaatttgtttaaaaaaatgagtgaaacccatttttatttttgtatttaataatttCTTTGGCACCATATATCACTACATTCAGTTAAACAAGGTTAGTTATGATCCTAACATGATTTAAATTCATGATTTCCACAAAAGGGTGAAATTCTGGCGCCTCCAACTATGATTCTAactttttgtcttattttaaaaACATACGTTTGATCAATATTCAAGTACCGGTACTGACAATACCATGATGCCCTTAATCTGATAGAGTTTATTCTGATAATGATCAGAATGTCAAATGAATGATATTGACCTTATTGCACATTCAGATTACACTGAATTTGCTTAATTTTATACATgtggtttctttctttttcaggtGGATTTTGCTAAGCACTTGTTTGCCCGGATTTTTGGGTTAATTATTCTACCCTTGTTCCTGTACACCACAATATTTGCAGTCCATTTTGCTGTCTTAAACAGGaggtaaaaactaaattaaagccTCTGTGCTGTACGTTCAGAAATACATTTGAATAAGAATTTTTCTGCAGAGGTGAGATGACTAGCTCTAAGTAACTGTAAGTTGTTTTTCTGTGCCCAGTGGTCCGGGGGATGGATTCTTTAGCTCTGCTTTCCAGTCTCGTCTAATTGGAAACAACCTGCATAATGCCACCATGCCAGAATGTGAGTACAGTTTTAAATTGTTCAGAGCAAAGTTAAAGATAATTTAGTTTTGCTGGTATTTAAGAGTTTGGCAGAACTGGCAGAAAGTTggaattttttttgcagtgcggCTGTAGTGTGATGTGTACATTCTTTATGATTTATTTTCGATGGATGAAGTGAGATTTTACATTGCACAGTAGCTAGGTGTGTAGTGATGCATGTAACTGTGCTAAaatcataatatatttttttatttcttgcccATAAGCAGACCTGGCATATGGCTCTACGATTACAGTGAAGAACCTGCGGATAGCTGGAGGCTATCTCCATTCCCACTGGCATCTTTACCCAGAGGGAGTCGGAGCCCACCAGCAGCAGGTCCGTACTTCTGCCCCTTATAGCTTATAGAGATCtctaaaatggctgaaataacagataTTTCAATATGCAGAGCTTACAGAACAAGtttcaaaacaagttcatattcataaagttttaaattaaaaatgaaagaaaaaaaagacttctTTGATTGatcaaacctctggaatataatcaagaggaagatggatgatcacaaaccatcaaaccaccaaactgaactgcttgaattttaaagttatccaaaagcagtgtgtaagactggtggaggagaacatgatgccaagatgcatgaaattaaaactgtgattaaaaaccaaccaggattattccaccaaatattgattatttctgaactcttaaaactttatgaatatgaacttgttttctttgcattatttgaggtctgaaagctctgcatctttttttgttatttcagtcatttctcattttctgtaaataaatgctctaaatgagaatatttttatttggaatttgggagaaatgttgtctgtagtttatagaataaaacaacaatgttcattttacttaaatataaacctatacatatatttatgatAAGCTAATCTTAGTTCTGTTTTGTGTAATTATAATAGGTCACTGCCTATCTGCACAAAGACTACAACAACCAGTGGTTGGTCAAAAAACCTGATAGTGAAGGTGAGAGGGAAtttctttgtttgtgtttttatggcTGCTTTACTTTACAGTAAATCATATTTGGGAAAGTTTGGCAGGAAAATGTTAtgattttgtgtgtgttgtttgttttttttttagatcatgcAGAGACTCCAGAGCTGGTCCGACATGGAGACATCATTCGACTAGAGCACAGAGAGTGAGTTTTCTCATTTCTTCCTCAGATCTGTACATTAAACGTATCAAACTTATAGCCTGGCCTGTAAATGATTTATCTTTAAGTGTTTTGTAAAGTATGGAATGATTATTATGCCATATCCATCCCTGTGTCTTGTGATTACGTATTTTATTGTAGTTTCTGATGCTTTTCTCCATCAGAACCACCCGAAACCTGCACAGTCACCTGCATGAGGCCCCACTGACAAAAAAGCATCTTCAGGTCACAGGCTATGGCATTGTAAGTGTtactttgtgtgagtttttggctGTTTAGctttatattatttgtaaaaCTATATCTAACATGAAATTTAAAGTGATTAGTATCAGACATACTAATCTATGGCTACTGTGCCACACAAGACAAAGTactggggacagaagcacaataGCAGGGGGTAAATGAGTTCACTCAgacagtttatactcaacttagtcTAAATTTTACGTTTTTACACACTAAATATCAGAATTTCCCACATTGAATCATCTTTTAGATATTTAGAGGCCATTTAAGTCCTACGTTTAGCTTCAGTTTCTTTCCTTTTAAAGCAATGGAATGCTTAGCAAAAACAAACGCTGACTAGTCGAAAAagtaatcatcagattagtccaCTACCAAAGTTATTTGGTGATTTGTAGAAATAAATGTGAGGGTGGGCTTTGTCCGAATTGACAAAATGCCAATGTCAATTGCACACCCTCCTAGAAACCAGTTATTGCAATTATAGAGAGATATAACCGACATATCTGATGATGCCAGGATGTAGCTGTAAGTTATTTAGTGCATAACTAATACATTAACCATGGTTCAGACATTGGTCTGGACATTTTCTTCATTATTAGTCACTTGGCATGTTTAATCTCTTTCAGAACGGTACAGGGGACCTCAATGACCTGTGGCAGGTGGAGGTGTGTGGGGGGAAGAAAGGTGATCCGGTGAAGGTCCTGCGCAGTAAAGTCCGCTTCCTGCATCGCTCCACTGGCTGTGTGCTGTTTTCCTCAGGAAAAACCCTCCCAAAGTGGTGAGTGCATTAAAAATGGTGCTGAGGAGGAAAAGATCAGATTTACAACATTTAGTTAGAATTACTACAGCTTAAAGAAGAATtactgtattttctgcactaaaaggtgcaccggattataaggcacattatacaacactagtaagaaacagggatgtcgccatgttttccttttaattcagcagatctGACCACTAAACAGTTGTTTTAAACTACAGTTGCTACATAATGGTGCAAATTTAAGGTCTGTCCAGTAGGAACATCTCTTTACAGATTTGACATTTGGATTTACTTATCTGCTAAACTGAAAAATTCTTTTGTGAAGCATCTGTCTGGGATTAGGAATAGCagttatgttcagatattttaggAAAACACTAAAGAGTTTGTGACAGAAaggtcacaaacattgaaaaaataaaaatgttttatctttgtAATGTTTTAAAGGGGCTGGGAGCAGGTGGAGGTCACTTGTAGTCCATATTTAAAGGAAACTCCCAATTCCCAGTGGAACATTGAGGATCACATCAACCCCAATTGTAAGTTCTTGCAACTTAACCAACATATCCAATTTCTTTTTGATTCTTTATTatacttttctttctctttatctagTGCCCAACATCAGTCTGCATGTGCTCAAACCTTCCTTCCTGGAGATTCTGCTGGAGTCTCATATTGTCATGATCAGGGTAAGATGAGCCCAGAAAATTATCGGTCACATTTGATGaagttttaataaagtgttttgtGTGCTGAGgcagttttattgtttttctaacAGGGTAACAGTGGCTTAAAACCTAAGGACAATGAGGTGAACTCTAAACCTTGGCACTGGCCCATCAACTATCAGGTAGGTTCACCTCAGAGGAATATAACAACTGACTTTTATTGTGGAAATAATCTAAAATTTATTCTTTGTTACTGTGTGTTTAGGGTTTAAGGTTTTCTGGAGTGAATGAGACGGAGTACCGAGTGTATCTGCTGGGGAACCCTGTGAGTCTAGTTCTGTCCATGTccttattttttcagtttttaatgaCCAAGATACTTGtaagttagaaatgttttaaaataaagagattttttacactaataacagtctttgcaatgtcatatgttactttacaacatgtgtaataatgccctgctaagtgcagttcagccactgacctagtcttagagtctctgtaaaacaccaaatccaccggagatcctatttaaacctatagatacttacacacagaggtgggtagtttaggtccagaaagtaaaaatccacccggggtatatttttacttttaactagtggaAACAGAACTATTCTAAATATACACCTacttatctcaattgtacttggctggtggtgtctttcctccatagactaattctaaccatttgtttcttagctctgaattactgggtaaagtatataaacactgatgtgttattcgcacaaataacacaggaatgaactacatgctgttcctagtgctgttagctcctcctatctgacgagacggcgttgCTGCCTGGCTtgagctctgcctgtgggcggtcccgagccgaggtgggcggggccatgaatactaattcacaggttgatgtagacacggtgcttttcctgatcgactcatttttcggaatattttcttttactagctgctgcagacaatgaggaagaggttgaggaagagtttcatcatgtgcagcattataaacaactcagagagacctgctgtatttcataaagaacaagaacaagaggattttagtggAGTGAAACCTTTAACACATTTAATAAGGCTGATATTTAAATGCAAGTGAATCGGCAGAAATCTGCATGATGACCTGAACCTgacctgactctctctctctactacaGGTGATCTGGTGGCTGAACCTGTTCAGTCTGGGGCTGTTTGTTGTCATGGTGTCTGTGTGCTCTTTGGCCTTACAGAGAGGAGCTAAattagagggagagagaaaaggtaGGCGGTTAACTCTTCATAGTGGTTCAGTGTTAATCAACATATTAGATCCTCTCATCATTAATAGTAGTTCATTCCTCATATTTATGTGTGctttaaacattctttttttaattggaaATGTTCTACACATTCTTAAATCTTTTTCACAATTATTCCAAATATTATTTAACAGGTATACATCTATTTTTAAATGAGttcttactttttgttttttaaacacacctaTTCCTCCAAAGCCATATTTGCTCTCGTTTTATTCATTCTGAATCCAGCTAGGAAGTAAATGGTTTTGTGCTCTGTGcataaaatgtaatcatttttatctttaaaagtgcagaaaaataaatatttaaattgacttttgttttaaatagttaactgttttaaaaaatgtatttagtgtTGTGATATGTGAATTTGCTTAGTTTAAGgtttttactgtgtttgtttgtttggtgtttTTGCAGCACATTGCCGGGTTATTTTAGAAGGTGGTGGGATGCTGTTCCTGGCCTGGCTGCTTCACTACCTGCCCTTCTACAGCATGGGCCGTATTCTCTACTACCACCACTACTTCCCTGCTGTGCTCTTCAGCAGTATGCTTACAGGTACAGAAAACTGAGGACATACTCCTCCAAACAGAATAGTAGTGGTTTATGTGATAATATTCTTCTGTGTTGTTCTGCATTTTAAAACCCTGTACCATTCATAAATGTTTTAATACCAAACACAAACTTGTGAACaaaatttgtgattttttttcttcttctatttaaAGGAATAACACTGGACACATTTCTACAGAATGTTGACCTTCTATGTAGACCACCGTATTCAAAGTATATTCTAAGAGGGGGTCAGACGGTTCTCCTGGTCGGCATCCTCTACAGGTGAGAGCGACAGCAGGCTTTATGATCGTCACAGTTCTTACAAAATATCTGTGAAGGCAAAATAAATCCTTTAACTTGTGTTAAACTTAAAAAATCTTTAAGTTACATTAATAAAagattgttatatattttataattctggGCCATTTAATTGAAAAGTTAATATGCTGTATTTTTtgttagaattcatacataagcagctctgatgatttttgggaaaattaaaggattttaagtgcaaaaaatacgaaaAAGTTTTATAATGGCTGTTACTCGTATATTATTTagtctatttttttctgttctttttttttccattaatctttgtttttttttccctctatttGCAGCTTCTATCTGTTCCACCCTCTCTCCTATGGCATGAGGGGGCCGTTAGCTCATGATCCCTCCTCCTCCATGGCCGGACTCCGGTGGCTGGACTCCTGggaattttaaaagaaataaaaatatcagGGGAtcgttttgtttagtttgtttgtttgttgtgaaGTTATTAGTTTATTCACTATTGAGCTGCTAAAACTTAGTGTGTTACATTTCACCCTTTAAGTATTCAACTCCAGTTTTACTCAAAACTATGTGTTTTGTGCTTGTTTTATTGTGTTAAatcttttttcgtttttttttttttgttcagtacaCTGCATATTGGCCTGGTTAATATAACTAGTGGTCCACatcatttcatttattacattacattagataAAGGTAAATTAGAATGTGATCAGTGTTCTGAAACACTACATAAtcattatttacatattttgcggtacttttattattatttttttgttttgacttAAGTAAACAATCAAAATAAAAAGTGCCTTTTAAATGAAGTGTTTAAATAGTGAATTAAATGGAGTAAGACGGAGTATTAGAGTGTTAAAATTCACTATCATTTTCTGACTGAAATTATAAATCTTGTAAGTGTTAAAGTGTTAGTTATGGATTCTAGAAAGCAAGAAGCAAATAGCAGTATTGTTTTAGTTGGATTGATGTGATCTTTGGATTGATGTGAAATGGGAggttttactgtgtaaaaaaaattaaagtgtttttaagaATGTTCTGTCATGTTCTATTTCTCGCTGGTACTGATTATATTGTGGAAACACATCAGACTTTTAGGAAGGTATATTGTAGTTAGCAAGTCACAAAAATCATGGTtgtatggctgtgtgaacatgccaaatccaatTTTTCCAAATCAcaaagcaaaagcaaaccgcctgtccttttttcatttcctggacctgagcatgaacttcagagcagctgtttactctccactccagcaaaagatgctccacatatgagctgcaaaCTCTACAtctataaccctttataaagctacgagtctcttgtctctctaatatgagggtttttgttgttggtgaagaagaaggcgtttatacaggtatcaatgtgcagcatgtgagac is a genomic window of Astyanax mexicanus isolate ESR-SI-001 chromosome 14, AstMex3_surface, whole genome shotgun sequence containing:
- the pomt2 gene encoding protein O-mannosyl-transferase 2 isoform X1; translated protein: MEDRDRFSEDTRRRSCSNPPVRNRRACRETEKDRGKTKPGLPETRKTGLSHTHGFNGMCVKQPCKTSETPSQCSDHMNQPLPFWLLLCVAVFSLSTRFYNITEPPHVCWDETHFGKMGSYYINRTFFFDVHPPLGKMLIGLAGYLTGYDGTFPFVKPGDKYEDHNYWGMRGFCAALGSCLPPFAFLVVLELSRSTAAALIAASLLIFDTGCITLSQYILLDPILMFFIMGAVLSMVKFNQQRLRPFSLSWWLWLILTGVNLSGSLGVKFVGLFVIILVGISTAWDLWKLLGDLNLSLVDFAKHLFARIFGLIILPLFLYTTIFAVHFAVLNRSGPGDGFFSSAFQSRLIGNNLHNATMPEYLAYGSTITVKNLRIAGGYLHSHWHLYPEGVGAHQQQVTAYLHKDYNNQWLVKKPDSEDHAETPELVRHGDIIRLEHRETTRNLHSHLHEAPLTKKHLQVTGYGINGTGDLNDLWQVEVCGGKKGDPVKVLRSKVRFLHRSTGCVLFSSGKTLPKWGWEQVEVTCSPYLKETPNSQWNIEDHINPNLPNISLHVLKPSFLEILLESHIVMIRGNSGLKPKDNEVNSKPWHWPINYQGLRFSGVNETEYRVYLLGNPLLQTMRKRLRKSFIMCSIINNSERPAVFHKEQEQEDFSGVIWWLNLFSLGLFVVMVSVCSLALQRGAKLEGERKAHCRVILEGGGMLFLAWLLHYLPFYSMGRILYYHHYFPAVLFSSMLTGITLDTFLQNVDLLCRPPYSKYILRGGQTVLLVGILYSFYLFHPLSYGMRGPLAHDPSSSMAGLRWLDSWEF
- the pomt2 gene encoding protein O-mannosyl-transferase 2 isoform X5; the encoded protein is MEDRDRFSEDTRRRSCSNPPVRNRRACRETEKDRGKTKPGLPETRKTGLSHTHGFNGMCVKQPCKTSETPSQCSDHMNQPLPFWLLLCVAVFSLSTRFYNITEPPHVCWDETHFGKMGSYYINRTFFFDVHPPLGKMLIGLAGYLTGYDGTFPFVKPGDKYEDHNYWGMRGFCAALGSCLPPFAFLVVLELSRSTAAALIAASLLIFDTGCITLSQYILLDPILMFFIMGAVLSMVKFNQQRLRPFSLSWWLWLILTGVNLSGSLGVKFVGLFVIILVGISTAWDLWKLLGDLNLSLVDFAKHLFARIFGLIILPLFLYTTIFAVHFAVLNRSGPGDGFFSSAFQSRLIGNNLHNATMPEYLAYGSTITVKNLRIAGGYLHSHWHLYPEGVGAHQQQVTAYLHKDYNNQWLVKKPDSEDHAETPELVRHGDIIRLEHRETTRNLHSHLHEAPLTKKHLQVTGYGINGTGDLNDLWQVEVCGGKKGDPVKVLRSKVRFLHRSTGCVLFSSGKTLPKWGWEQVEVTCSPYLKETPNSQWNIEDHINPNLPNISLHVLKPSFLEILLESHIVMIRGNSGLKPKDNEVNSKPWHWPINYQGLRFSGVNETEYRVYLLGNPE